The Tursiops truncatus isolate mTurTru1 chromosome 11, mTurTru1.mat.Y, whole genome shotgun sequence genomic sequence ACGTTTTCTAATATGTTCCATTTGATTCAATTCTCTGTGTATCTAAATAACAGCTCTAAGGACAAGATAAATACTTCTGCATTGTAAACATCATTCTTACTGTTTGTTATTCCTCATCCTCCTTGACTCTCTAGCATCCAACAATGTCAACTAGTCTCCTCTTTCATGACTCTCTTCCCTTAACTTTCATTCCTTTGGTTCTACTTCTAGCTTTCTCTTGACTCTTGCTTTAGCCAAAGTTCTTTCTATCCTGGTCTTAGAAAGTCTCATTCATTCCTACTACTTCATCTTAGCAAACTACAACCTGAGGACTCCAAAATCAGTATTTAGTTCTAACTGCTCTAGACCCGTATATCAAAGTGCCCTGTGAACATTTTTTCCACTTAGCTCTCCTAAATTCAACCCCACTGACTACTGACTTACCAACTTTTCACATGTAACACACACCTAGTTCCGTTTTGGTTTTTAGCTATTCTACCTCCATGCTTTAGCTAAACGGGATAACACTATTTTCTACCAAGTCTACCATGTGACATCTGATCTGTCTTCATACACCCACCGCATAACTTTGCCCAGAGTGCCAGCTCCTCCTGGTCAGCCCGATGAATGTACATTTGTTTCAAGGtctatcagaaaaacagaaaaatacccCCTCTTTTCAACGGCTGTCTTAGACTGCCCTCATAGGCAAAGCTGCTCATTCATCTTTAGTCCCACCATGTTACATTTAATACAAATGTATTAGTTTAATATACCTCTGTTAAAGTACTTACTTAATCCATCCAATTGAGTTTTTAGGTACTGGTCTCCCCTGATTCTAAGCTCCACAAATATTGGGGcactttttattcatctttatacagGTCTCCTGCAGCCCCAAAACACATACCCCTCACCCTAGCACACAGAGAAAATGTTTGATTGAAAACCCTTCAAATCTCTTTTGGAATCAAAAATTCAAGTTCAAACAAAGAGGGGGCTATACAGAGACTCTGAACAAGACGTCATGCTTTTATTTTAGGCAACTGAGGGAAGACTCATTAGATGACTGCAACTATGTGGGAATGCTAGTCCTGTGTTGGCATCCTAGCTTTGCGAAGTTGGAGAcagaaatttttgtttaaaaaaaaaaaaaaagctacctgattttcaaatattggtaGTCaactcattattatttaaaatactgtataaaGCAAACAACACACCAGATAGATTCAGCCCAGAATCACTTATAATTTATACAAATGGTTAAACTGACAAGGACAGTACAACATTCTGAAGTAGTAAAGTGTTCTAACCAATCTGTAATACTAAGAAGTTGGACAAATCTGTGAAGAACCACGAGGTAGTGAAATCTAGATCGTGAAATtctgattaaaatttttctcacTCTTTGTCAAACCAAACAAACATACATTTTAACCTTCCTGTTACCCCAAATATGAAAGACAATAAAGGATACTACTATTTTCATTCGACCCACCCCTCACATCCAAAAAAGTCAGAACTGAAGTTAACTTTTATAAAAGATATAGCTTTCAAGAACAAGACATACtcaaaactacaacaaataagggacttccctggtggcgcagtggttaagaatccggctgccaatgcaggggacacgggtttgagaccgggtctaggaagatcccacatgctgcagaacaacaaagcccgtgtgccacaactactgaagcccatgcgcctagagcctgtgctccacaacaagagaagccaccgcaatgagaagcccaccaaaataaataaataaattaattaattaagaaaaaaaaactataacaaTAAGCATGTGAGCTGAAAACGAAGGGGCAGGGAGTACAAAGCTTACCCGTTTGAGATGAATTGTTTTCAGCGTCACTGCACACTCAGATAAAGCCTGTGAGAAACAAGTTTAAGAATTTTAATATAGTCAATTCTTGGTTACTGttacaacttttctttttatttccctggCCACTGCTCATTAACATTTACCTCCAAAGAAGGGATGGAATGATTTCCtgggtggctcagtggttaagtatccacctgccaatacaggggacatgggttcaatccctggtccagaagatcccacatgccacagagcaactaagcctatatgccacaactactgagcctgcgctctagagcccgcaagctgcaactacagagccagtgtgccacaactactgaagcttgcacgcctagagcctgtgctctgcaatgagaagccaccacaataagaagcccacccactgcaacaaagagtagcccccactcgccccaactagaaaaagcctgtgtgcagcaacaaagacccaatgcagccaaaaataaattaaaaaaataaaataaataaatttacaaaaaaaaaaagtgatggagaAAGGAAAGGTAACAGGCAGGCAGATGGAACAAATGGGTtagatagaaaattttaaaaatagaaaaatacaaaaatgctgTCTTAATGCAGTACATGATAATTAAGAAATCTAGCTTTTACTAGGTCCTGGGTAAGTGAGTAAAGGGCAACTGCTTGACATTAAGCATTCTGAAGATGAGATTTGGGGAAACTATcaaatgaggaagagaaagttactttttttttttttttttttttttttttttgcggtacacgagcctctcactgctgtggcctctcccgttgcggagcacaggctccggacgcacaggcccagcgaccacggctcacgagcccagccactccgcggcatgtgggatcttcccggaccggggcacgaacccgtgtcctctgcattggcaggcggactcccaaccactacgccaccggggaagcccgaaaGTTACTcttaataattaggaaaaaacCATTAAGCCAAGTTTTAGAATGAAAGTAGAGGCAGGAAACTAATAACTCaatcaagctttaaaaaaatgtttgtatcATGTACCCTTTCATGGTCCTAGAAAAAGAGTCTTGGCTGTTAAAAGTTGGAGGAGTTGGATTTTATACATTCAACTTTAACATCAAGATTTAGTTAAGAATCAAAAGGTCCAAAaggtatcaatttttaaaaaatgaattctaatttgaaattttttttgttttaaaaaggcattGAAATCTAATATAACCAACCtggcattaaaaaagaaattgtgagTTAGAACACATGAGATGTACATAAAGTAAACAGAGACTCCTAGGTGCTTACCAATACTGTTTGTGCATCTGCCAGGTCAAAGGTTTGTTTTAAAGGTGCTAAGAAACATGCGGGAACAATGTGCTTATAAACAAAATCAGCAAATCCCACTGGTCCGTCTTTACCTCCTGTCAAGAGaattcagattttcattttgtataaaaAGAAAGTCATTTAATTTATCACTGGTGAAAATCAACTCCCAGCTCCTGTCTATGTTAGGGCCAGGATCCCATTTCATCTCTCTTGTCTTAGGAAACAGGTTGGggaatgaagttttttttttttctaaatcatctTACCCCAGAGTTCTACCAACTTGGAAAGGATGATAAAACACGTTTTCTGGGCAATTGGATCTGGATATTCGACTGCTCCTTGAATAACAGTTACCAACACTCGTTCTACATTCTCTgcacctgaaaagaaaaaaaaactgagttcAATCTCATAAAGAACTAGAAAGGCAACCTGAAGCTCTCACTTCATATATAGTAACATAACAAAAACAATTACAGAGTTGCTAAGATCCTCAGTTTTTATTAACGTGCCTCCTAAATTTTAAGcataaaacattgaaaaattaCTATTCTCTTATTATCTTGCCCTCTGGATTTCCATATAGCAAAATATTCTATGTTGATCTATAtagtctcatttattttaaatttcaaaacagcTAAGTGGCCAGTAAGATTTAATTGTCAGGTCAATTCTGGCAAGTAGCTATCACACTATTTATACTATGAAAGAACCAATTAATACAGCTTTAGGCACGCATGGATCATTCTCTGGGATAGACCACATACTAgaacacaaaacaagcctcaacaaatttaagaggatagaaattatttcaagcatcttttctgaccacaatggcatgaaactagaaatcaaccacagaagaaaaacaaaaaaaactccaacTACATgcagactaaacaacatgctactaaaaaaaaggaggaaatcaaaaaataccaaaatgctaatgaaaacacaaccatatgAAAATCTatagaatgcagcaaaagcagtcataggagggaagtttatagagattcaggccttcctcaaaaaacaactTAACCTACCagctaaaagaattagaaaaagaacacgCAAAATCTGAagtcaacagaaggaaggaaataaagatcagagaggaactaaacagagatttaaaaaaaaacagaaaaagtcaataaaaccaagagctgggggacttccctggtggcacagtggttaagaaaccgcctgccaatgcaggggacatgggttcaatccctagtctaggaagatcccacatactgcagagcaacaaagcctgcgcaccacaactactgagcctgtgctctagagcctgtgagccacaactactgagcccgtgggccacaaccactgaagcctgtgtgccctagagcctgtgtgctgcaactactgagcccatgcactctagggcacacatgctgcaactactgaagcccgtgtgcctagagcccgtgctccgcaagagaagccactgcaatgagaagtttgtgtactacaacgaagagtagcccccactcaccacaactagagaaagcctgtgcgcagcaacaaagcagccaaaaaaaaagcgctttacttaaataaatgaacaaacaagtaagtaaatcatagcaatattttcttagatcagtctcccaaggcaaaagaaataaaagcaaaaataaacaaatgggacctagtcaaacttataagcttttgcaccgcaaaggaaaccataaacgaaatgaaaagaccacctatggactggaagaaaatatttgcaagtgatgagaccgacaagggcttaatttccaaaatatacaaatagctcatactactcaataacaacaacaaaaaagccaaccctgtcaaaaaacgggcagaaaacctaaacagacatttctccaaagacaaacAGACATGCAAattgaaagatgctcaacattgctaattattagagaaatgcaaatcaaaactacgatgaggtatcacctcacactggtcagaatggccctcatcaaaaagtatccaaataataaatgctggagagggtgtagagaaaagggaaccctcttgcactgttggtggcaatgtagaTTGGTGCACCCGCTATGAAggacagttccttaaaaaactggcggttccttaaaaaaactaaaagtggagttaccatatgatccagcaatcccactcctgggtatatacccggaaaacatgaaaactctaattagaaaagatacatgcacaccaatgttcacagcagcactatttacaacagccgaaacatggaagcaacctaaatgtccatcagcaaatgaatggataaagaagacgtggggtatatatacaatggaatattactcagctataaaaaagaatgaaatatttcaatttgcagcaacttggatggacctagaaattatcatactaagtgaagtaagtcagacagagaaagacaaatattgtatgatatcatttatacgtggaatctaaaacatgacacaagtgaacttatttataaaacagaaacagactcacagacatagaaaacaaacttatggtttcaaAGGGGAaggtagggagggataaattaggagtatgagattaacacatacacactactatatataaaacagataaacaacaaggatttacttataacacagggaactgtattcaatatgctgtaataacctataacggaaaagaatctgaaaaaggatatgtatatacgtgtataactgaatcacttcactgtatacctgaaactaacacaacattgtaaatcaacttaaaaaaaaaaaaaggaatactgcTTTAGGAAAATGGGAACTGAATACAAGTTAATTTTAAGGTCCTCTATGTGCAAATGATTCCCACCCTGATGGTAATAAAATGTCATCTTTGGGGCCAACATATAACTACTTCAAAAGTTTAGTGTTTACTCCAACTAGCTCTTGCTCATATAGATATACAACCGTGACAAGTACTTAGACGATTTAGGCACTGCATGCATCCCCACCTTGATTTGCTATGACTTCGCTCATTCCACTGCCTGTGACTGTTTGCAGGAAAGCAAAGTAACTCCTGCGCAACATCTGCTTCTCTAAAGCAGCAGACTGGTCGTTTTCTTCTGCTGGTCGGAGCAAAACTTCAAAAATTGCATGAAGAAGAGGcataaacatttgttgtaaaaATGGGGATACCTGTATCTGAAGAGATGAAGCAACTATTACtatttcagaaataagaaaattagtaATACGAAACTTAGAAAAAACGTGTTTTACATAAAGCCTTCTTCTAGAGATTCTAGTTAGGacacatatttacataattttgttAGCAAATATCAATGTTAAGACAAAAATCTATAGAGCATAACAGTATTGAAAGCCTCAAGATCGTTAAGTTCAACCCATTTCCTGCAGTTCAAGATTCAGGTTCAAATAACATGGAGTCAGACATATTTCACAATCAAATATTGCCAtggattattttcaaatttaaattctcaataaatgaaTTCTACTGCtaaattataaatgaatttatacGATTGACTCTCAGGCTTTACATGCCCTTGAGCAAATTGCTTGACTTCTGTGTCTCAGTCTCTTCATCCTTAAAACAACAATACTTAACTTCTAGGGTTGTTACAAAGATCAAATGAATGTATAAGAAAATGCTCTGAACAGATTCTGAACACAGAAAACACTATGTAAGTGTTAGTAATTTATATTAGCCAACTTATGCTTAGGTTACATTTCCTTGTACATAAAACTgacactgaattatttttaaactacttgGGCACCCAAATTACAGGgcttaaaatttattctttaggCATTTATTATTCAATgctgttttatttgcttttctaaaataCCAGATTAATAGCTTTCTTCTGCTGCATAGAACAGAAAAGGTCTGTTCTTATTAAAACATCTTTTAAGCATTTCCTATGTGTCAGGCAGTGTTGCAGACATTGGGGATGATAAAAATACCTATGATCCATGCCCCCAAgaaactcataaaaaaaaaaaaaaaagcaagggtcAAATGCTAAAATATACCTAAAGATGAATACATCTAATCTTGAAGTCAGGAGATCTTAAAGTCAGGAAATTCTCTGAGCTCTGAAGGTTTGTGGTACCTTAAATTTGGCTGTAATCTGGTTGATAAGAGGAATGAATTCCTGGAGGTCTTTTGCTTCACAATCTTTGAGCATGTGTTCTGAAGCAGATGGAATGAACGGAAGGACTTCTTCCTCCAGGCAAATAATCATGCGATGAAGGAACGTGCGAACCCCACTTCTGAGAATATCCTTTTGTAAGGGACAACTGAGGGCTGGCAAGAACGTCTGTAAACAGTCCAGATAAACTTCGGAACAGCCACACTGTTTCACAGTCTGCTTGTTGCTGAAAGCTTTGCTGGTTCGACTATATAAACAATTATCAGGTAACTAGTTTTAAGTTTattcttcaaatgttttatgGAGTAGTCAAAAACAACACACAACAAATTACAAAACTGACAAAACAAAGaagccatttctttattttccatgtcACAGCTACGTCTAGCTTTAGCTGATATGGTTATTTGTAAACTATTGCTTCCAGTTACCATTCCAGAAAGAGCTcaagttaaaattaaatgaatgaatgaaatgtaatTAATACAATCTCTCAAATGTGAGTCCACCTAAATGTTTTACTAAAATCCTGCTGACAActtatgaagaaaagagaaaaaaaatctatttgttaTGAATAGGCTATACTACACAATCTGTAAACtaccaatttatatttaaaacaatcttAGAATCAAGTTATTTATACAACATCTTTAACATAAGCTTTTGCACTGAAGTCTTCTGCAGAGCAATTTCTCTGTGTAGCTTCTAATTAGCAATCACTATAACTTTCATGCTGTTATTATTTGCCaataaacagagagaaagggCAGCTTGGGTGGTCTTCAGGACACAATGTAACAACTAAAAAGAAGCCTCAGCACCTTCTCTTTAAGGTTCCAAAACTGATCCCCTGATGTCATTGGTATATAAATACTTAGACTAACCTCCTTAAATAAGTAAGCAATTTATAACAAAGAAATCAGAGGAGTTAAGGATTTAGATAACTGTCAAGTCAGAAATGCAGAATGTTACATGACCTAATTCCTTCTTCAGTTAAATCTAATtcaattaatttagaaaagaaacaatttagACAATTCTCTGGACAATCTAGTTTTGGAAACATAGATATGCATGCCCAATTAGAAAAATCCAAGCAAATGATTCTGTGTATGTTGAAAAAATCACTTCACAAATTTAAATGCAATCACTCACCTGGCAAATCCAACAGCGTGGTTGAGACAGTCTGCAAGAGATGCCTGCCTTTCTTCGTCCTGCGCCAGCATCAATTTTTCTAACAGAATTTTAAACTTCTCCATGAGTGGAGTCAACAGATTCCTCATTAATGCCTGCTTCCGTTCTGCTGGGTACTCGCTATTAACAATCAGCACTCCAGCTGTCTCATAAATAAACAATTGATCATCGCTGCTCAACAAAGACTGGTAACCATTCTCCTAAAATGAAATTTAGTCTTattgaagtttttctttgttcAGTTCCTCTCATTTAAATGAGAATAAGTACAAGAGGGACAGGAGATTTAATCTATCACATCAACTCATTATTAAAAAGAAGACTGAGTACTTATAAAATTTTTCCCAGGATCATATAATGGAAAACAAGTGGAATTAGAGGTCAAAAGATCATGGGTCTAATTCTACCCCTAACAAGACTTCATAAATGGTCATATAATGTAACTGTTAGTTTTctaacttgttttcttttgtaaaaccTATTTATTATTAGGAGGCTAACAATCAGGTATACAACGTGCTTTGAACGTTAGGAAAAAGGCCACACAAGTTAATACTTTCAAGAGTGTTTAAGAGTTAAATAACAATAAACACCAcacaataaacacacacatacacaacagtTACTTTAGAACATCTGAAAATAAGActgcaagtgaaaaaaaaagatctcattcAAGCATAAGCAAACATCTATATATTGATCCATTTTTATTAAtgagtttgttattttttaattaaattatttatttttatttatttattttttttgcggtacatgggcctctcactgttgtggcctctcccgttgcggagcacaggctccagacgcgcaggctcagcagccacggctcacgggcccagctgctccgaggcctgtgggatcttcccagactggggcatgaacccgtgtcccctgcatcggcaggcggactctcaaccactgcgccaccagggaagcccgagtttgttatttttcacatttatgcAGTCTgagaggccaggaggagggggaaaataTCAGAGGCCCCTCTAGCTCTAACATTAAAGCTCCCTgttcagaaattatttaaaagccTTGTCTTAAAACAGATAAATTATGTGGCAgtcttattattaaaaaaaaagacctcatcttttaaaagagaatgtccctatttatttatttatttatttatttttgcatatgcaggcctctcattgttgtggcctctcctgttgtggagcacaggctccggacgcgcagggtcagcagccatggctcatgggcccagccgctccacggcacgtgggatcctcccggacccggggcacgaacctgtgtcccctgcatcagcaggtggactctcaaccaccgcgccaccagggaagccccctatttattttttatataaatttatttatttaggctgcactgggtcttagttgtggcacacaggatcttttagttgtggcatgcggacttgtagttgcagcatgcatgcaggatctagttccccaaccagggattgaacctgggccccctgcaatgggagtgtggagtcttacgtactggaccacaggggaagtcccatgaagtattttaatatatatgtttctttaaTATGTAGGCAAAGATAATTTAACCATATAATGTACTAGTAACCTTTCAAGCAATGAAATTATATACCTTTGTACCCTGAAtactggtatttattttttaaaaacccaaaatattattttatgtttaacacTTTTCAAGTGGCAGCTCTAGTAATAactttcatcaaaatgaaaaaaaaatgtcaaggtcagtATTTTGCTTTACACAAAAACATGTATCAGTCAAAATGTGCTTACAAAGTATCTCAACTTAAATCTGTCTAGTGAAATAAACACCGAAATATACAGATCAACCAGCATTTAAATTTTACCCCAAGCCAGAAGTTTCACAGAAAAACTTCAGTCTACCAGTAGCAGTCACTGAGAATGGCTAATGTGATCATAGTACTAAACAAAGAGAATAATTTAGAAACCGAATTTTCCTTCTCCAAAAAACACTTCACTGGCATTTAACAGTACAGAGAGCAGACCATATCTCACGCTGCTAAATCTATCAGTCAAATTTtgattcctttctatttctatgttTTGTTTACTGTATCTCAACAGAGTTTTGGTAAACAAAACTAACCCTTGCACACCCTCCAtccacactttaaaaaacaaaaacaaaacaaacaaaaaaaacacccaaaggcATTAACACTAAAGGCTAAAGGGATATGTAGCCTCAATATTGGGGAAAACTTATCACTCAGAAGGATAGATACTTACAGGTGGAGAAAGTTCTAATAAATCTTGTATTCTATTCAGAATATCCTCAATGAAAGGATTCATTTGTTTACTGAataaaggcaaaaaggaaaaccACAATTACATAAATAACAGTGCTTGGCAAAGTGCGGAAATGCCAAATCCCTCTTTAAggcagaactaaaaaaaaaagttcagtgcTAAGGTAGTCACATGTGATCATTCAGACtagctatgatttttttaaactacgaTTTTATAAGCCTAAGAATAAGTAGTTTTCATACCAAAAGCTGGTACTAGTAAAGAATAATACAATATAAAACAGATTAAGTTCAAAATGTATTTCCAAGGAGTATCATCTTTAGAATTTCACAGAAGCCATAGAGTTATCTACAGCAGTAAGACCGTTAAGTAACTAATGTCATTAGTGATGACAGGTGttacatacaaaaatattcaaacaaatcACTGTTTAATGATGAACAAAGTACCTGgctaaagagaaggaaaagaaatcgTAACATCATGATACAAAAAGGAACACCAAAATTTTACAAAAGCCTTAGGACGAAAAGACCAAATCTACCACAGGctcttagaaaataatttacatcTTACTTAACAATCTTAAAAACAAGAATTAAACATTATAGATGAAATTTTGTACTTACTTCAGAGATTTGACAAATCTAGAAAACAGGTAAGCAGTTCTGCTCCGTACTTTTGCACTAGAGTGCCGCAGACCCCTGTGATCTAAGAAAGCCATCTAAAGAAACAGAGACACTTTTACTATTTCTGTACTTATTTAaggcttttattgctattgtCATGACACATTTTTGTTCATACCAAATTCTACTTTTTAGCTCTAGAAGGGAAGAACTAGGTACATATAAAAAGTAAGCCTACACTACACACAAACAGGCCTTtgagtatttgttttaaataactgACTAGACACTCCATTTTAAAGGAATGGAGGAGGGGTTAGTGTCAGTGTGTTGAAGAGTTTTTGAGAGCTTCTGGCTctggaaaaagtaataaaagaaagatagaaTACTATCTGCTCATTAGCTGAAACACACGGAAAATAAAAGTTGAGAGTAAAGTGTATACTTACTAGTACACATGGAATGTGTTGAGGTTCAACTGTGAAAAACTTTTCATATCTAACAACAGTTTCGAAGAACTCCAATGTCACAGATGTGTGCTGGTAGGAACTAACTCCTGATGTTACCAACTGGAGCAGGAAAAAGTTAAGAAATCTATCCTTATTTACTGCAACATCAAAATGTCCCAGTATTAACATATATTAAGCTCTAACAATTAAGGAACTCACATTAGCttatatgaaaacagaaaattatgttcaaaataaattatctttagtATACTTACAGTTCGCATCATATCCTGCAAAGCACTAGCTTTTGAAACATCACCTGAGAAGTGAGCACCATGAGATACTGGAAGAGCTTCTGCCAACATATACAGCAATCTTATTGCCACTTCAACTTCCATAAACCTTGTAGTCTGCCAATTCCTACCAAGGTATATAATATGTCGGTGAAATCTGAATATAAACTTTCTATACAACTAGTGATGCACGAGATAAAAAGACACCAACCGAAGCCTCTT encodes the following:
- the XPOT gene encoding exportin-T isoform X5, translated to MLNPQPEKTFIRNKAAQVFALLFVTEYLTKWPKFFFDILSVVDLNPRGVDLYLRILMAIDSELVDRDVVHTSEEARRNTLIKDTMREQCIPNLVESWYQILQNYQYTNSEVTCQCLEVVGAYVSWIDLSLIANDRFINMLLGHMSIEVLREEACDCLFEIVNKGMDPVDKMKLVESLCRVLQSAGFFSIDQEEDVDFLARFSKLVNGMGQSLIVSWTKLIKNGDIKNAQEALQAIETKVALMLQLLVHEDDDISSNIIGFCYDYLHILKQLTVLSDQQKANVEAIMLAVMKKLTYDEEYNFENEGEDEAMFVEYRKQLKLLLDRLAQVSPELLLASVRRVFSSTLQNWQTTRFMEVEVAIRLLYMLAEALPVSHGAHFSGDVSKASALQDMMRTLVTSGVSSYQHTSVTLEFFETVVRYEKFFTVEPQHIPCVLMAFLDHRGLRHSSAKVRSRTAYLFSRFVKSLNKQMNPFIEDILNRIQDLLELSPPENGYQSLLSSDDQLFIYETAGVLIVNSEYPAERKQALMRNLLTPLMEKFKILLEKLMLAQDEERQASLADCLNHAVGFASRTSKAFSNKQTVKQCGCSEVYLDCLQTFLPALSCPLQKDILRSGVRTFLHRMIICLEEEVLPFIPSASEHMLKDCEAKDLQEFIPLINQITAKFKIQVSPFLQQMFMPLLHAIFEVLLRPAEENDQSAALEKQMLRRSYFAFLQTVTGSGMSEVIANQGAENVERVLVTVIQGAVEYPDPIAQKTCFIILSKLVELWGGKDGPVGFADFVYKHIVPACFLAPLKQTFDLADAQTVLALSECAVTLKTIHLKRTLKQMYIHRADQEELALWAKLCGPRMCSVSSTRIPAFLASSSRDNSGVLPSASAA